The Sardina pilchardus chromosome 19, fSarPil1.1, whole genome shotgun sequence genome window below encodes:
- the LOC134066412 gene encoding SH2B adapter protein 2, whose protein sequence is MSGHQEAVSSCPELSCSSCPLPDWREFCEVHARASAVHFAAKFRQFVAENPTYATPGAHASFAQHYTHAFLSSFSSALHTHSLTHTHTHTHSPSTQPEGDSSSAPHTHATHLVPFAGLQACPPPFGHEGFPRRREASSESLDSMDSAGGGGAYAGGGSSSSSSSSRQPAQQQKVTGGPLGQSRSSEDVSLSHTHTHPLTHTHPRQRFRKGFSLRNMSLCVVDGVRDIWHRRATAAEPANGTEGAGPGPPNEVAEGGRLTASGSWSQRLRLSRSSHTHAHAHTHTHTHTPRAEQLQVQREGALRFMVADDSSSHTGALWHKCRLLLRNTTPHTLNTTHTPHTPHTLNTTHTPHTPQRPEGAERFLLEFYVPPKSSKPKVNIPLSAIVEVRTTMPLEMPDKDNTFVLKVENGAEYILETIDSLQKNSWVADIQDCMDPGDSGDDIELASCPHGQPSKEFSMVASCSCEVLSEGVHRVLERSCASEHYSTPSGRTRELPLTQHPSHIPLERFLQMPEAQGTPVCEGERCGEVERVPSLVGFPWFHGTLSRVRAAQLVLGGGARSHGLFVIRQSETRPGEYVLTFNFQGKAKHLRLSLNESGQCHVHHLWFQTVCDMLRHFHTHPIPLESGGSADITLRSYVQVQREVATPQMPPPEREPACRTEAPPPLNLPVAPVTASAAADALSSSSPSSPVSSATAREGGSVGGALGLISRSSSSERLLVPPAGPAEDYHDSDGARRTRAVENQYSFY, encoded by the exons ATGAGCGGCCACCAGGAGGCGGTCAGCAGCTGCCCGGAGCTCTCGTGCTCGTCCTGCCCGCTGCCGGACTGGCGGGAGTTCTGTGAGGTCCACGCTCGGGCCAGCGCCGTCCACTTTGCCGCCAAGTTCCGTCAGTTTGTGGCGGAGAACCCCACGTACGCCACGCCGGGAGCTCACGCCAGCTTCGCccagcactacacacacgccTTCCTGAGCAGCTTCAGCAGcgcgctgcacacacactctctcacacacacacacacacacacacactccccctccacacagccAGAGGGCGACAGCAGCAGcgcgccgcacacacacgccacacacttGGTGCCGTTCGCCGGTCTGCAGGCCTGCCCGCCGCCCTTCGGCCACGAGGGGTTTCCACGGCGACGGGAGGCGTCGTCGGAGTCTCTGGACAGCATGGACAGCGCCGGAGGGGGCGGGGCTTACGCCGGAGgaggctcctcctcctcatcctcatcgtcGCGGCAACCAGCGCAGCAGCAAAAGGTGACGGGCGGTCCCCTGGGCCAGTCGCGCAGCTCGGAGGACGtgtcgctctcacacacacacacacacccgctcacacacacacacccgcgccaGCGCTTCCGTAAGGGCTTCAGCCTGCGCAACatgagcctgtgtgtggtgGACGGCGTGCGCGACATCTGGCATCGCCGGGCAACCGCCGCCGAGCCGGCCAATGGGACCGAAGGGGCGGGACCCGGGCCACCCAATGAGGTGGCAGAGGGTGGAAGATTGACAGCGTCGGGCTCCTGGAGCCAGCGGCTGCGTCTGAGccgcagctcacacacacacgcacacgcacacacacacacacacacacacaccccgcggGCCGAGCAGCTGCAGgtgcagagggagggagcgctGCGCTTCATGGTGGCCGACGACTCCTCCAGCCACacgggggcgctgtggcacaagtgcaggctgctgctgcgcaacaccacgccacacacactgaacaccacacacacgccacacacgccacacacactgaacaccacacacacgccacacacgccACAGCGGCCAGAGGGGGCCGAACGCTTCCTGCTTGAGTTCTACGTCCCGCCAAAG tcCTCTAAGCCCAAGGTGAACATCCCTCTGTCGGCCATAGTGGAGGTCAGGACCACCATGCCTTTGGAGATGCCCGACAAGGACAACACCTTCGTGCTGAAA gtgGAAAATGGGGCAGAATATATTCTGGAGACCATTGACTCCTTGCAGAAGAACTCTTGGGTTGCTGATATCCAGGACTGCATGGAccctgg ggaCAGTGGGGATGATATTGAGTTGGCTTCCTGTCCTCACGGTCAGCCATCCAAAGAGTTCTCCATGGTGGCATCATGCAGCTGTGAAGTCCTGTCTGaag GTGTGCACCGGGTTCTTGAGCGCTCGTGCGCCTCAGAGCACTACAGCACCCCCTCTGGACGGACCAGGGAACTACCGCTCACCCAGCACCCCTCTCACATCCCCCTAGAGCGCTTTCTCCAGATGCCAGAGGCACAGGGGACgccag tgtgtgagggggagcgCTGTGGCGAGGTGGAACGTGTACCCAGCCTGGTGGGGTTTCCATGGTTTCACGGGACGCTGTCACGCGTGCGGGCGGCTCAGCTAGTGCTGGGGGGCGGGGCTAGGAGCCACGGCCTCTTCGTGATTCGCCAGAGCGAGACACGCCCAGGAGAGTACGTCCTCACCTTCAACTTCCAGGGCAAAgccaag cacctgAGGCTGTCGCTGAATGAGAGCGGGCAGTGCCACGTGCATCACCTGTGGTTCCAGACGGTGTGTGACATGCTGCggcacttccacacacaccccatcccccTGGAGTCCGGAGGCTCCGCAGACATCACACTGCGCTCCTACGTGCAGGTGCAGcgag AAGTTGCCACTCCTCAGATGCCCCCTCCTGAGAGAGAGCCAGCCTGTCGAACAGaagccccaccccccctcaaccTGCCTGTTGCCCCGGTAACCGCATCCGCTGCAGCCGacgccctctcctcctccagcccctcGTCCCCCGTTTCCTCGGCGACGGCGCGTGAGGGGGGGTCGGTGGGGGGGGCACTGGGGCTGatcagccgcagcagcagctcagAGCGTCTCCTGGTGCCCCCTGCTGGCCCCGCAGAGGACTACCACGACAGCGACGGGGCTCGCCGCACCCGGGCCGTGGAGAACCAGTACTCCTTCTActga
- the dnajc30b gene encoding dnaJ (Hsp40) homolog, subfamily C, member 30b — protein MAEVSRRLGVRALRISVLSSAKVYHTAGAVEALATAVSTVPASATHEHEHLTELSEPELRRQPAHRGEQPSLKDFENTVYRRGFTEVYHEHGPDSLSGVSLPRDFTGYYVVFLDERGQSLVICPKQQRSHTQHGHERRSASRGLHSSVRRSHVWADGQLLSARLNCRMHPLHQLRMYRTLAAQTHARSGPLSSLTSLWSVHRWPGARAYGTDDSFRSRTTYYDILQVSPSATQAQIKTAYYKQSFLFHPDKNAGSREATQRFAQISEAYSVLGSKWLRRKYDVGILSQADLRGGGGQAGGRDPTPPRPFSQQRQQQQYRRSNASWGGRHHFDFDEFYRAHYGEQLQREKEAKLRKEALSRQRQEQLKIYRQRRMIEVTMTILVTMATLILISVRES, from the coding sequence ATGGCGGAGGTCAGCCGTCGGCTGGGAGTGAGAGCCCTCAGGATTTCTGTCCTCTCGTCAGCTAAAGTTTATCACACCGCAGGTGCTGTTGAAGCGCTCGCAACTGCGGTCTCAACAGTCCCTGCCAGCGCGACACATGAACACGAACACCTCACGGAGCTGTCAGAGCCTGAGCTGCGCCGACAGCCGGCGCACAGGGGTGAGCAGCCAAGTTTAAAGGACTTTGAAAACACTGTTTATAGAAGAGGGTTCACTGAAGTATATCACGAGCATGGACCCGATAGTTTGTCTGGTGTGTCTCTGCCTCGGGATTTTACCGGATACTATGTGGTATTTTTAGATGAGAGAGGTCAAAGTCTTGTGATATGTCCAAAGCAACAGCGATCACACACGCAGCACGGGCATGAACGCCGGTCAGCTTCTCGCGGCTTACACAGCTCTGTCCGGAGATCGCACGTTTGGGCTGACGGGCAACTACTGAGCGCGAGACTGAACTGCAGAATGCACCCGCTGCACCAGCTCCGAATGTACCGCACGCTAGCGGCGCAGACACACGCGCGCTCCGGCCCGCTCAGCTCGCTGACGTCACTGTGGTCCGTCCACCGCTGGCCCGGGGCTCGAGCGTACGGTACGGATGACTCGTTCCGGAGCAGGACGACGTACTACGACATCCTGCAGGTGAGCCCCAGCGCCACCCAGGCGCAGATCAAGACGGCGTACTACAAGCAGTCCTTCCTGTTCCACCCTGACAAGAACGCGGGCAGCCGGGAGGCCACGCAGCGCTTCGCCCAGATCAGCGAGGCCTACAGCGTGCTGGGCAGCAAGTGGCTGCGGAGGAAGTACGACGTCGGCATCCTGAGCCAGGCAGacctgcgggggggggggggccaagCGGGGGGCCGGGATCCGACGCCGCCGAGGCCCTTCagccagcagcggcagcagcagcagtatcgCCGTAGCAACGCGTCCTGGGGCGGCAGGCACCACTTCGACTTTGACGAGTTCTACCGCGCGCACTACGGGGAGCAGCTACAGCGGGAGAAGGAGGCCAAGCTGCGCAAGGAGGCGCTCAGCAGGCAGCGGCAGGAGCAGCTCAAGATCTACCGCCAGAGGAGGATGATCGAGGTCACCATGACCATCCtggtcaccatggcaaccctCATCCTGATCAGCGTCCGCGAGTCTTGA